A portion of the Oxynema aestuarii AP17 genome contains these proteins:
- the murA gene encoding UDP-N-acetylglucosamine 1-carboxyvinyltransferase yields the protein MPEAETSVLQITGRSSLNGHVRISGAKNAALVVMAGALLCPEHCRLRNVPSLADVDRMIQILRIFGLKIERHDDILEIDTTKIATNQAPYELVSQLRASFFAIGPLLARLGEAHVPLPGGCAIGARPVDLHVRGLQALGAHVQIDRGMVRAYIPGAKRRLQGAKIYLDYPSVGATETLMMAATLAEGETVLKNAAQEPEVVDLANFCNAMGAEITGAGTNTIVIQGKPELHSVDYSIIPDRIEAGTFLVAGAITYSELLISPVVPEHLTAAIAKLEQIGSQVIVEAPDCVRVVPGEVIRKTDIETLPYPGFPTDMQAQFMTLLTLANGDSTICETVFENRLRHVAELKRMGADIRVKGNQAVVRGVPYLSGAPVVATDLRASAALVLAGLAAEGTTTIQGLHHLDRGYENLDLKLQKVGARIRRLRVSEDSLLPEAKTPSSALK from the coding sequence ATGCCAGAAGCAGAAACATCCGTTCTGCAAATTACTGGTCGCTCTTCTTTAAACGGTCACGTCCGCATTAGTGGGGCCAAAAATGCCGCCTTAGTGGTCATGGCAGGTGCGCTGCTGTGTCCGGAACATTGCCGCTTGCGCAATGTCCCGTCCCTGGCGGATGTCGATCGCATGATTCAGATCCTGCGGATCTTCGGTCTCAAGATCGAGCGTCACGACGATATTTTAGAAATCGACACCACCAAGATCGCCACGAATCAGGCTCCTTACGAGCTCGTCAGCCAGTTACGGGCGAGCTTCTTCGCCATCGGCCCGTTGTTGGCGCGCTTGGGAGAAGCCCACGTCCCCTTACCGGGAGGATGCGCGATCGGAGCTAGACCCGTAGACCTGCACGTGCGCGGCTTGCAAGCCCTCGGCGCCCACGTCCAAATCGATCGCGGCATGGTTCGCGCTTACATTCCCGGAGCCAAACGCCGCCTGCAAGGCGCCAAAATCTATCTCGATTATCCCAGTGTCGGGGCCACCGAAACCCTGATGATGGCGGCCACCCTCGCCGAAGGCGAAACCGTCCTCAAAAACGCCGCCCAAGAGCCGGAAGTCGTGGACTTGGCCAACTTCTGCAATGCGATGGGCGCCGAAATTACGGGAGCCGGAACGAACACGATCGTCATTCAAGGTAAACCGGAACTGCACTCCGTCGATTACAGTATTATCCCCGATCGCATCGAAGCCGGAACCTTTTTGGTCGCCGGAGCCATTACCTATTCAGAACTCCTGATCTCCCCGGTAGTTCCCGAACACCTGACGGCGGCGATCGCCAAATTAGAACAAATCGGCTCTCAAGTCATCGTCGAAGCCCCGGATTGCGTGCGGGTCGTTCCCGGCGAGGTGATTCGCAAAACCGATATCGAAACCTTGCCCTATCCCGGATTTCCCACAGACATGCAAGCGCAATTTATGACCTTGCTGACCTTGGCGAACGGCGATAGCACCATTTGCGAGACCGTCTTTGAAAATCGTCTGCGTCACGTCGCCGAACTCAAGCGCATGGGCGCCGACATTCGCGTCAAAGGCAATCAAGCCGTCGTGCGGGGCGTGCCTTATCTCTCCGGCGCCCCGGTGGTGGCCACCGACTTGCGCGCCTCGGCAGCGTTAGTGCTGGCGGGACTGGCGGCGGAAGGAACCACGACGATTCAAGGCTTGCACCACCTCGATCGCGGTTACGAAAACCTCGACCTCAAACTGCAAAAAGTCGGCGCTCGCATTCGTCGCCTGCGCGTCAGCGAAGACTCGTTACTGCCCGAAGCCAAAACCCCGTCATCCGCTCTAAAATAA
- the gyrB gene encoding DNA topoisomerase (ATP-hydrolyzing) subunit B — MTSNYGAEQIQVLEGLEAVRKRPGMYIGSTGPRGLHHLVYEVVDNAIDEALAGHCTHIEIDLNPDGSVTVTDDGRGIPTDVHSKTGKSALETVMTVLHAGGKFGGGGYKVSGGLHGVGVSVVNALSEWVEVTVWREKKVHVQRYERGKAVADLQVTPIKTNQTGTSVCFLPDTLIFTTGTEFDYSTIASRLRELAYLNAGVKITFSDKRLDLIKREEPRVESYCYEGGIREYISYINSDKQELHEEIIYIEGERNNVQVEVALQWCTDAYSDNLLGFANNIRTIDGGTHLEGLKAVLTRTMNSIARKRNKLKDSDSNLGGEHVREGLTGIISVKVPDPEFEGQTKTKLGNTEVRGIVDSLVGEALVEYFDFHPQVADAILDKAIQAFNAAEAARRARELVRRKSVLESSPLPGKLADCSTKDPSESEIFIVEGDSAGGSAKQGRDRRFQAILPLRGKILNIEKTDDAKIYKNNEIQALITALGLGVKGEEFDSAQLRYHRIVIMTDADVDGAHIRTLLLTFFYRYQRALIEQGYVYIACPPLYKVERGRSHYYCYSDRELTNLIQNEFPTNANYTIQRFKGLGEMMPVQLWETTMNPDTRLLKQVEIEDAAEADRIFTVLMGDRVAPRREFIETYGPKLNLTDLDI, encoded by the coding sequence ATGACCAGCAATTACGGCGCCGAGCAAATTCAAGTTCTCGAAGGACTCGAAGCGGTACGCAAGCGACCGGGGATGTACATCGGCTCAACCGGGCCGAGAGGACTCCATCACCTCGTTTACGAGGTCGTGGACAATGCCATCGACGAGGCGCTGGCTGGACACTGTACCCATATTGAAATTGACCTCAACCCCGACGGGTCCGTGACCGTTACCGACGACGGACGGGGGATTCCCACCGACGTTCACTCGAAAACCGGAAAATCAGCCCTCGAAACCGTGATGACCGTCCTCCACGCCGGGGGCAAATTCGGCGGCGGCGGTTATAAAGTTTCCGGCGGCTTGCACGGCGTCGGCGTTTCCGTAGTCAACGCCCTCTCCGAATGGGTCGAAGTCACCGTCTGGCGGGAGAAAAAAGTCCACGTTCAACGCTACGAACGCGGCAAAGCGGTTGCGGACTTACAAGTCACGCCCATCAAAACGAACCAAACGGGAACCTCGGTGTGCTTTCTGCCCGATACCCTTATTTTTACCACGGGAACGGAGTTCGATTACAGCACGATCGCCTCGCGTCTGAGAGAACTCGCCTATCTCAACGCCGGAGTCAAGATTACCTTTAGCGACAAACGCCTCGATCTCATCAAACGGGAAGAACCCCGGGTCGAAAGCTACTGCTACGAAGGTGGCATTCGCGAATATATCAGCTATATCAACTCCGACAAGCAAGAACTGCACGAAGAAATCATCTATATCGAAGGGGAACGCAACAACGTTCAAGTAGAAGTCGCCTTGCAGTGGTGTACCGACGCTTACAGCGACAACCTTTTAGGATTTGCCAATAACATCCGTACCATCGACGGGGGAACCCACCTCGAAGGCTTGAAAGCCGTCCTCACCCGGACGATGAATTCGATCGCGCGCAAGCGCAACAAACTTAAAGATAGCGATTCCAACCTCGGCGGCGAACACGTCCGCGAAGGGTTGACCGGAATTATTTCCGTGAAAGTCCCCGACCCGGAATTTGAAGGGCAAACTAAAACCAAGTTAGGCAATACGGAAGTACGCGGGATCGTCGATTCTCTCGTGGGAGAAGCCCTCGTCGAATATTTCGATTTTCATCCCCAAGTCGCCGACGCGATTTTAGACAAAGCGATTCAAGCGTTTAACGCGGCGGAAGCGGCCCGACGGGCTCGGGAATTGGTGCGGCGCAAGTCGGTGCTCGAATCGTCGCCGCTTCCGGGGAAATTGGCCGATTGCAGTACGAAAGATCCGTCGGAATCGGAGATCTTTATTGTAGAAGGGGATAGTGCGGGCGGCAGTGCCAAACAAGGGCGCGATCGCCGCTTCCAGGCGATTCTGCCCCTACGCGGTAAAATCCTCAATATCGAAAAGACTGACGACGCCAAGATTTACAAAAATAACGAGATTCAAGCTTTAATTACCGCCCTCGGTTTGGGGGTCAAAGGGGAGGAGTTCGACTCGGCGCAACTGCGTTATCACCGGATCGTGATCATGACTGACGCCGACGTGGATGGGGCGCACATTCGCACCTTGCTGCTGACGTTCTTCTACCGCTACCAACGGGCGTTAATCGAGCAGGGATACGTTTATATCGCCTGCCCGCCGTTGTATAAAGTCGAGCGCGGGCGCAGCCATTATTATTGCTACAGCGATCGCGAACTGACCAATTTAATTCAGAACGAGTTTCCCACAAATGCCAATTACACCATTCAACGGTTTAAAGGGTTGGGGGAAATGATGCCCGTGCAGTTGTGGGAAACCACGATGAATCCGGACACGCGCTTGCTCAAACAGGTGGAGATCGAAGACGCGGCGGAAGCCGATCGCATCTTTACGGTGTTGATGGGCGATCGCGTGGCGCCCCGTCGCGAGTTTATCGAAACCTACGGACCCAAATTGAATCTGACCGATCTCGATATTTAA
- a CDS encoding M48 family metallopeptidase gives MAFSRLPLIGLKANDFRHPLDREATEALKQLPGLDLIVRQLLGSVGEQFFYLDNIASSVLVGDRQLPELYQLLVEACQVLDLELPQMYVRQHPIPNAYTFAMRGKQPFLVLHTSLIELLEPAEIQAVIAHELGHLKCEHGVYLTLANLIVLAAGQLSPWGAILAQGLQSQILEWLRCAEFTCDRAALLATQNPRVVSSVLMKLAGGSPSLSPHLNLDAFLEQARAYDKSSSTDLGILLKEAQTGQLTHPLPVLRAREIDRWSSSKDYESLLQKKGKMGYDGETEVTGEWRNW, from the coding sequence ATGGCTTTTTCTAGACTTCCCCTGATCGGCCTCAAAGCAAATGACTTCCGTCATCCCTTAGATCGCGAGGCTACCGAAGCCCTCAAACAGTTGCCCGGACTCGATTTAATCGTGCGGCAATTACTCGGCTCGGTGGGGGAACAATTCTTTTACCTGGATAACATCGCCTCCAGTGTTTTGGTCGGCGATCGCCAGTTACCCGAGTTGTACCAATTATTAGTAGAAGCCTGCCAAGTTTTAGACCTCGAACTGCCGCAAATGTACGTGCGCCAACATCCGATCCCCAATGCGTACACCTTCGCCATGCGCGGCAAACAGCCCTTTTTGGTCTTGCATACCTCGTTAATCGAGCTGCTCGAACCTGCTGAAATCCAAGCCGTCATCGCCCACGAGTTGGGCCATCTCAAATGCGAACACGGGGTTTACTTAACCCTGGCCAATTTAATCGTCCTGGCGGCGGGACAGCTTTCTCCTTGGGGCGCCATTCTCGCCCAAGGATTGCAAAGCCAAATTTTAGAATGGCTCCGATGTGCCGAGTTTACCTGCGATCGCGCGGCTTTGCTCGCCACCCAAAATCCCCGGGTCGTCAGCTCCGTGCTGATGAAACTGGCCGGAGGATCCCCGAGTTTATCCCCCCACCTCAACTTAGATGCCTTCCTGGAACAGGCCCGGGCTTACGATAAAAGTAGCAGCACCGATCTCGGAATTTTATTGAAAGAAGCCCAAACCGGACAACTCACCCATCCCTTACCCGTCTTGCGCGCCCGCGAAATCGATCGCTGGTCGAGCAGCAAAGATTACGAATCTCTATTGCAAAAAAAAGGAAAAATGGGTTATGATGGTGAAACTGAAGTCACGGGCGAGTGGCGGAATTGGTAG
- a CDS encoding TrmH family RNA methyltransferase → MLTSLQNPVVKQMSKLHAAKERRKQGQFLLEGTHLLEEACHANYPLTVVCATPEWQAAHPELWDRACQLSDRAESVSLNVLTKIATTVHPDGVVASANRRQDAAISFSASGFWLVLETIQDPGNLGTMIRTAAAAGAEGLCVSADSVDLDHPKVLRASAGQWFRLPLAVCEDLPASVRQWQQQQVQVIATEGTAPMTYWDIDYRPPTAILLGNEGSGLSADLLKLADKSVRIPLNAGVESLNVAIAAATILYEVRRQRELS, encoded by the coding sequence ATGCTTACCAGTCTTCAAAATCCTGTCGTCAAGCAGATGTCCAAACTGCACGCCGCCAAAGAACGGCGCAAACAAGGGCAATTTCTGCTCGAAGGTACCCACCTGCTCGAAGAAGCCTGTCACGCCAACTATCCCCTCACTGTCGTCTGCGCTACCCCCGAATGGCAAGCCGCCCATCCCGAACTGTGGGATCGCGCTTGCCAATTGAGCGATCGCGCCGAGTCTGTCAGTTTAAATGTATTAACAAAAATCGCCACTACCGTTCATCCCGACGGGGTCGTCGCCAGCGCCAACCGCCGCCAAGATGCGGCGATCTCCTTTAGCGCAAGCGGGTTTTGGTTAGTTCTCGAGACCATTCAAGATCCCGGGAATTTGGGAACCATGATTCGCACGGCGGCGGCGGCGGGCGCCGAGGGATTGTGCGTCAGCGCCGATAGCGTCGATCTCGACCATCCCAAAGTCTTGCGCGCCTCCGCCGGACAGTGGTTCCGCCTTCCCCTCGCCGTTTGCGAGGATCTGCCCGCCTCAGTGCGCCAGTGGCAACAGCAACAGGTACAAGTCATTGCCACCGAGGGAACGGCGCCGATGACTTATTGGGACATCGACTATCGCCCTCCCACGGCCATTCTCTTAGGGAACGAGGGATCGGGCTTATCCGCCGATTTGTTAAAACTTGCTGATAAATCCGTCAGAATTCCTTTAAATGCGGGAGTGGAATCGTTGAATGTGGCGATCGCCGCCGCCACCATCCTTTACGAAGTACGACGGCAGAGAGAGTTGAGTTAG
- a CDS encoding calcium-binding protein: MSIFDDLIPDGFFDFLPGVGDDENDPSPTDIAVAAAQFITLGPTGFIVSSAVSNLIENVDLSAIGNRFIDRVDEAIDDNTTAIAARNLFNSVKTEVTNFIDNNEIRDRFSPTPLQNLIEDRIIEDTNLVSRFQQLVGRAAEGGQIGRFVDADDADNLIELTADDRLWEGGLRSLAGNDRVIGTENNDTANGNMGQDTLFGGDGDDYLRGGKDNDLLEGSSGNDILNGNLGDDTCRGGLGDDVVRGGQGNDVLFGDEGRDVLVGDLGSDFLFGGEDADDFILRGEIAGTDATTADRVLDFNPAQGDRLGLGGIADLSEISVGAVDVNQDGIGDTAILAGGDRVLGVVLDVQAAAFNVREWTFLASEGDLTLNSIG, from the coding sequence ATGAGCATATTTGACGATCTAATTCCCGACGGTTTTTTTGACTTCCTCCCCGGAGTTGGCGATGACGAAAACGATCCGTCGCCAACGGATATCGCCGTAGCTGCCGCTCAATTTATTACCCTAGGTCCGACCGGATTTATTGTCAGCTCCGCCGTTTCCAATCTGATTGAAAATGTCGATTTATCGGCGATCGGTAACCGCTTCATCGATCGCGTTGACGAGGCAATCGACGACAACACGACGGCGATCGCCGCCCGCAATTTGTTTAACTCTGTTAAAACAGAAGTTACGAATTTTATCGACAATAACGAGATTCGCGATCGCTTTTCCCCAACTCCATTGCAAAATTTGATTGAAGATCGAATTATCGAAGATACTAACTTAGTCAGTCGCTTTCAACAACTGGTCGGTCGCGCCGCCGAAGGCGGTCAAATCGGTCGCTTTGTCGATGCAGACGATGCCGATAACTTAATCGAACTGACTGCAGACGATCGCCTCTGGGAAGGCGGATTGCGATCGCTCGCCGGAAACGATCGCGTCATCGGAACCGAAAACAACGATACCGCCAACGGCAATATGGGACAAGACACCCTCTTTGGCGGCGACGGCGACGATTACCTGCGCGGCGGTAAAGACAACGACTTACTCGAAGGCAGTAGCGGTAACGATATCCTCAACGGCAACTTAGGCGACGATACCTGTCGCGGTGGCTTGGGGGACGACGTCGTGCGCGGCGGTCAGGGAAATGACGTTCTGTTCGGCGATGAAGGTCGCGACGTGCTCGTCGGCGATCTCGGTTCCGACTTCCTCTTCGGCGGGGAAGACGCGGACGATTTTATCCTGCGCGGCGAAATTGCCGGAACCGATGCCACTACTGCCGATCGCGTCCTCGATTTTAACCCGGCTCAGGGCGATCGCCTCGGGTTGGGCGGAATCGCTGACTTGTCGGAAATCAGCGTCGGCGCGGTCGATGTCAACCAAGACGGAATCGGAGATACGGCGATTCTCGCCGGGGGCGATCGGGTGTTGGGCGTGGTTCTCGACGTTCAAGCTGCCGCCTTCAACGTCCGGGAATGGACCTTCCTCGCCAGTGAGGGGGATTTAACCTTAAATAGCATCGGGTAA
- the miaA gene encoding tRNA (adenosine(37)-N6)-dimethylallyltransferase MiaA, producing MPGLVIICGPTASGKSGLALEIARRLDTGILSADSRQVYREFDIGTAKPTPEERQLVPHELLDICDPTETLTVAEYQQQARAAIARYHRNGRVPLLVGGTGLYIKAIARGMKIPRVPPVAELRSQLAALGQSQCYAILQQVDPVAATKIHANDAVRTLRALEVYYVTGIPISKQQGENPPDYPILQIGLDGDPATGDRRIERRTHQMIDAGSIAEVEALCHKYGPDLPLLDTLGYGEIKQYLYQDPPVTLDEAIAAIVLHTRQFAKRQRTWFRRIPEIEWFDIEMPDLVEKVWQRVDRFIQSL from the coding sequence ATGCCGGGTTTAGTAATTATCTGCGGGCCGACGGCATCGGGTAAGTCGGGATTGGCGTTGGAGATTGCCCGACGGCTCGATACGGGGATCCTCAGTGCCGATTCGCGCCAAGTTTATCGCGAATTTGACATCGGCACTGCGAAGCCGACGCCGGAAGAACGGCAACTGGTCCCCCACGAGTTGCTCGACATTTGCGATCCGACGGAAACCCTCACGGTGGCGGAGTACCAACAGCAGGCACGAGCGGCGATCGCGCGCTACCATCGCAACGGACGGGTGCCGTTGTTGGTCGGGGGTACGGGCCTGTATATTAAGGCGATCGCGCGCGGGATGAAAATTCCTCGGGTGCCTCCCGTTGCCGAATTGCGATCGCAGCTCGCCGCCCTCGGCCAATCCCAATGTTATGCCATTTTGCAACAAGTTGACCCCGTTGCCGCTACAAAAATTCACGCAAACGATGCGGTGCGAACCTTGCGCGCCCTAGAGGTTTATTACGTCACCGGAATTCCCATTTCCAAGCAACAAGGCGAAAATCCGCCGGATTATCCCATTTTACAGATCGGTTTGGATGGGGATCCCGCTACGGGCGATCGCCGCATCGAACGGCGAACCCACCAGATGATTGACGCCGGATCGATCGCCGAAGTCGAAGCCCTCTGTCACAAATACGGCCCCGATTTACCCCTCCTCGATACCCTCGGCTATGGGGAAATCAAACAGTATCTTTACCAAGATCCCCCGGTCACTCTCGACGAGGCGATCGCCGCGATCGTCCTCCATACCCGCCAATTTGCCAAGCGCCAGCGCACCTGGTTTCGCCGCATCCCCGAAATCGAATGGTTTGACATCGAAATGCCCGATTTAGTCGAAAAAGTCTGGCAGCGCGTCGATCGATTTATCCAATCTTTATAG
- the msrP gene encoding protein-methionine-sulfoxide reductase catalytic subunit MsrP, which yields MVLIRILPSWAIPEREVTPPSVYYNRRRFLKGAIAAGIGATLLPTLGCQDRSISSAKLASGTKPLEASPNPQFTDAGRPLTAEAIASRYNNFYEFGGTKSIWQAAQALPTENWKVEVGGLVKNPRTYDLDDLRRKFPQEERIYRFRCVEAWAMVVPWIGFPMRSLLADVEPTDRAKFVRFTSYYDSQVTPGPGFHLGSLPWPYTEGLRIEEMANDLAFFATGIYGHTLPKQHGAPIRMVIPWKYGFKGAKSIVKIEFLAERPATFWNTLVPSEYGFEANVNPNKPHPRWSQATERIVSDGPAISWERQPTLPYNGYGESVAALYTG from the coding sequence ATGGTTCTGATTCGCATCCTCCCGTCCTGGGCCATTCCCGAACGAGAAGTCACGCCCCCCTCGGTCTATTACAACCGCCGTCGTTTCCTCAAAGGGGCGATCGCCGCCGGAATTGGGGCCACCTTACTCCCCACCCTCGGCTGTCAAGATCGCTCGATTTCTTCGGCCAAACTCGCCTCTGGAACAAAACCGCTCGAAGCCTCGCCCAATCCTCAGTTTACCGATGCCGGACGCCCGCTTACTGCCGAGGCGATCGCCTCTCGCTACAACAACTTTTACGAGTTTGGCGGCACCAAATCGATTTGGCAAGCGGCCCAAGCATTACCCACGGAGAATTGGAAAGTAGAAGTCGGCGGTCTGGTCAAAAATCCGCGCACCTACGACCTCGACGACTTGCGCCGGAAATTCCCCCAAGAAGAACGCATCTACCGCTTTCGCTGCGTCGAAGCTTGGGCGATGGTCGTACCGTGGATCGGCTTTCCGATGCGATCGCTGCTCGCCGATGTCGAACCGACGGATCGAGCCAAGTTCGTTCGGTTTACTTCTTATTACGATTCTCAAGTCACCCCCGGTCCGGGGTTTCATCTGGGATCTTTACCGTGGCCCTATACCGAAGGCTTGCGAATCGAAGAAATGGCGAACGATCTGGCCTTTTTTGCCACTGGAATTTACGGTCATACCTTACCCAAACAACACGGCGCGCCGATTCGCATGGTGATTCCCTGGAAATACGGGTTTAAAGGCGCCAAATCGATTGTCAAAATCGAGTTTTTGGCCGAACGACCCGCCACCTTCTGGAATACTTTAGTGCCGAGCGAGTATGGTTTTGAAGCCAATGTCAACCCTAACAAACCCCATCCGCGCTGGTCGCAAGCGACGGAACGGATTGTCAGTGACGGTCCGGCGATTTCTTGGGAAAGACAGCCGACTTTACCGTATAACGGCTATGGCGAATCGGTTGCCGCGCTCTATACGGGGTAA
- a CDS encoding tetratricopeptide repeat protein has translation MDYQKFITQLPTLYEDWGTDTVKPKSPRFDRVLEQVESMTTTTVMQLLNFAVECMEEGEYYCEIGTYQGSTLIGALLDRDDRHAYAVDNFSELDDPGETLDLLQQNLSQFNLKDRVIFQNQDFEEFLLELPQKINGRIGVYFYDCAYDYRSQLVGLLSIKSILADRALIVLNNSNWKTVQQAQKDFVVAHPQCQVLLELSASGAAYPSFGNGILILSWDASRRDRPSSAKARQQMTPAALRSLYPLDELARHQADLERLYQEAIRCQQQQDLDLAQVKYRQYLLWHPEAVDAWLNLAEVARQKGDNLEAIAALLKALEQQGNCSNIHDRLGQVLEQLDRLPRAIAAYRKAIDLDANALKTYDRLGQLLQKMGDLEGAEKCYRQAIATHPKTAEIYLYFGQFLTQTDRIEEAISIYKQAVRLAPHKRECLEKLESAIARRESH, from the coding sequence ATGGATTACCAAAAATTTATTACCCAGCTTCCGACATTATACGAAGACTGGGGAACCGATACAGTCAAACCCAAGTCCCCTCGCTTCGATCGCGTCCTCGAACAAGTCGAAAGTATGACCACCACCACGGTCATGCAACTGCTCAATTTTGCCGTCGAATGTATGGAGGAAGGGGAATATTATTGCGAAATCGGTACCTATCAAGGTTCGACCCTGATCGGCGCCCTCCTCGATCGCGACGACCGCCATGCTTATGCCGTTGATAACTTTTCCGAATTAGATGACCCCGGCGAAACCCTCGACCTCTTACAACAAAACTTAAGCCAATTTAATTTAAAAGACCGCGTTATTTTTCAAAACCAAGATTTTGAAGAATTTTTATTAGAGCTCCCTCAAAAAATTAACGGTCGCATCGGCGTTTACTTTTACGATTGCGCTTACGACTATCGCTCCCAATTGGTCGGCTTACTGTCGATCAAATCGATTTTGGCCGATCGCGCCTTAATCGTTCTCAATAACTCCAATTGGAAAACCGTACAACAAGCACAAAAAGATTTTGTCGTCGCCCATCCCCAATGTCAAGTGCTATTAGAATTATCCGCATCCGGTGCAGCTTATCCTAGCTTCGGAAACGGCATTTTAATTCTCAGTTGGGATGCGTCGAGACGCGATCGCCCGTCTAGCGCCAAAGCCCGCCAGCAAATGACTCCCGCAGCCCTTCGGTCTCTTTATCCCCTCGACGAACTCGCCCGTCACCAAGCGGATTTAGAACGGCTTTATCAAGAGGCGATTCGCTGCCAGCAACAACAAGATTTAGACCTCGCTCAAGTTAAATATCGACAATATCTTTTATGGCATCCGGAAGCCGTGGACGCCTGGTTAAATCTGGCGGAAGTCGCCCGTCAAAAAGGCGATAATTTGGAGGCGATCGCCGCTTTATTAAAAGCATTAGAACAGCAAGGAAACTGCAGCAACATTCACGATCGCCTCGGACAAGTTTTAGAACAACTCGATCGCCTTCCTCGGGCGATCGCCGCCTATCGAAAAGCGATCGACCTCGATGCCAATGCCCTGAAAACTTACGATCGCCTCGGCCAACTCCTGCAAAAAATGGGGGATCTTGAAGGAGCTGAAAAATGTTACCGACAGGCGATCGCCACCCATCCCAAAACGGCTGAAATTTATCTCTATTTCGGTCAATTTTTAACTCAAACCGATCGAATTGAAGAAGCTATCTCTATCTACAAACAAGCCGTCCGACTGGCACCGCACAAGCGCGAGTGTCTCGAAAAATTAGAATCGGCGATCGCCCGACGAGAAAGCCATTAA